The Caretta caretta isolate rCarCar2 chromosome 5, rCarCar1.hap1, whole genome shotgun sequence genome contains a region encoding:
- the LOC142072076 gene encoding avidin-like — MMGKVAFSLLLALALVTLGVSSERKCILTGDWQNDLGSNMTISAVNGAGQFSGLYCTAVSDTEKPILVSPLNGSQHVDNLEQPTFGFTVKWSFSDSTTVFVGQCFTDDHGKETLQTMWLLRDKAKSMDDNWNATMSVQTFSLGSRCRTWANP; from the exons ATGATGGGGAAAGTCGCCTTCTCCCTGCTCCTCGCCCTGGCTCTGGTGACCCTCGGGGTCTCCTCAGAGAGAAAG TGCATCCTGACTGGAGACTGGCAGAACGACCTGGGCTCTAACATGACCATCTCTGCCGTGAACGGGGCCGGGCAGTTCTCTGGGTTGTACTGCACAGCGGTGTCAGACACAGAAAAGCCGATCCTCGTGTCGCCCCTGAACGGATCCCAGCATGTCGACAACCTGGAGCAGCCAACCTTCGGGTTCACCGTCAAATGGAGCTTCTCAG ACTCGACGACCGTCTTCGTGGGCCAGTGCTTCACGGATGATCATGGGAAGGAAACTCTGCAAACCATGTGGCTGCTGCGAGACAAGGCCAAATCCATGGATGATAACTGGAATGCAACCAT gtcGGTACAAACATTTTCACTCGGATCAAGGTGCAGAACGTGGGCGAATCCGTGA